In one window of Tripterygium wilfordii isolate XIE 37 chromosome 1, ASM1340144v1, whole genome shotgun sequence DNA:
- the LOC119996147 gene encoding uncharacterized protein LOC119996147, protein MKQFPSHGLSVSSLRGQGYDGLILVAIAREHPPISSLFDLVSLIVNVVGASCKRRDMIPENQTIRIIETLSSGEISSGRGLYQESIIRGASDTRWDSHYGTLLSLISLFSSVMDVLDAVVEDGATSDKKGHAFNLSKVMQSFEFVFNLHLMRILLGITNDLSQELQRKDQDIVNAMTLVRISKERLQLMRNEGCTFLINEVSSFYGKNNIEVPNMDDVYLPQGRSRRRAHGDANLHHYRNDTFNMLIRLAQFYPKDFSDIELLSLADQLESFVIDVCSSIDFSKIKGISDLAQQMIDTKRHNLYTLVYRLLSLALILPIATATVERTFSAMKIVKNRL, encoded by the exons ATGAAACAATTTCCTTCACATGGCCTTAGTGTTTCTAGTTTGCGTGGCCAAGGTTACGATGGA TTAATTCTTGTGGCAATAGCAAGGGAACACCCTCCAATTTCATCACTTTTTGACTTAGTCTCTCTCATAGTGAATGTGGTTGGGGCATCATGCAAGCGTCGTGATATGATTCcagaaaatcaaacaataagAATTATTGAAACTTTAAGTAGTGGTGAGATTTCTAGTGGGAGGGGCCTCTATCAAGAAAGTATTATTAGGGGGGCTAGTGACACACGTTGGGATTCACATTATGGTACTTTATTGAGCTTGATAAGTTTGTTCTCATCTGTGATGGACGTGCTTGATGCAGTAGTAGAGGATGGTGCTACATCTGATAAAAAAGGCCATGCCTTTAACTTATCAAAAGTTATGCAATCTTTTGAGTTTGTGTTTAACTTGCACCTAATGAGAATTTTGTTAGGAATCACAAATGATTTGTCGCAGGAATTACAGAGGAAAGACCAAGATATAGTAAATGCCATGACATTGGTTCGAATATCCAAAGAACGACTTCAATTAATGAGAAATGAAGGATGTACCTTCTTGATAAATGAAGTCTCATCTTTTTATGGTAAAAATAACATTGAAGTTCCTAATATGGATGATGTGTACTTACCTCAAGGAAGATCTAGGCGGAGAGCTCATGGAGATGCAAATCTTCATCACTACCGAAATGACACATTTAACATG TTGATTCGCCTTGCCCAATTTTATCCAAAGGACTTCTCTGATATTGAGCTTTTGTCACTTGCAGATCAACTTGAAAGTTTTGTTATTGATGTGTGCTCTAGCATTGATTTCTCAAAAATTAAAGGAATTAGTGATCTTGCTCAGCAAATGATTGATACTAAAAGACATAATTTATACACACTGGTTTATAGACTTTTGAGTTTGGCATTGATTCTACCAATCGCAACTGCTACAGTAGAGAGAACTTTTTCTGCCATGAAGATTGTCAAGAATCGACTTTAG
- the LOC120003629 gene encoding oil body-associated protein 1A-like, translated as MSTHPKVPGEPVNTGTALLETATAAIQGFGPVNKIHQHLCAFHFYAHDMTRQVEAHHFCGHQNEEMRQCLIYDSPDPDARLIGLEYIVSENLFLTLPDEEKRMWHSHEYEVKSGVLFLPGVPGPIQRQDLEKVCKTYGKVFHFWQVDKGDNLPLGPPQLMMALTRDGQLYDHLARDVEKRYKVSFEKERESRASMEGPELGIHPMANGGGTGLKTVLRETDCKPPIRSSHRVFV; from the exons ATGTCTACTCACCCAAAAGTTCCTGGCGAGCCAGTCAACACCGGCACGGCCCTCCTTGAGACAGCCACCGCTGCAATTCAAGGCTTTGGTCCCGTCAACAAAATCCACCAGCACCTCTGCGC CTTTCATTTTTACGCGCATGACATGACAAGGCAAGTGGAGGCACACCACTTCTGCGGGCACCAGAACGAGGAGATGAGGCAGTGCCTAATCTACGACAGCCCCGACCCCGACGCGAGGCTGATCGGGCTCGAGTACATAGTGTCGGAGAACTTGTTCTTAACATTGCCAGATGAGGAGAAGCGAATGTGGCACTCACACGAGTACGAAGTGAAGAGCGGAGTTCTGTTCTTGCCCGGAGTACCGGGCCCCATTCAGCGCCAAGATCTTGAAAAAGTCTGCAAGACTTACGGGAAGGTTTTCCACTTTTGGCAGGTTGATAAGGGCGACAATCTCCCTCTCGGCCCTCCACAGCTCATGATGGCATTGACTAGAGATGGCCAGCTCTACGACCACCTCGCCCGCG ATGTGGAGAAGCGTTACAAGGTATCATTTGAGAAGGAAAGGGAGAGCAGGGCTTCTATGGAAGGGCCTGAGCTCGGGATACACCCAATGGCTAACGGTGGAGGTACTGGTTTGAAGACGGTGCTGCGGGAGACGGATTGCAAGCCTCCAATTCGGTCCAGTCACAGGGTCTTTGTTTGA